From Phycodurus eques isolate BA_2022a chromosome 1, UOR_Pequ_1.1, whole genome shotgun sequence, one genomic window encodes:
- the nol4la gene encoding nucleolar protein 4-like codes for MATKKAACVDAPKRSRSRSRSPVVLEAEMFSEFQDWCLRTYGDSGKTKTVTRRKYNKIMQTLLQNDESDGVYVDNSHINAKFKFWVKSKGFQVGTNVLGEHNKKGAPGKPVLYVPVKSTCSDGNSAQDNSSLKRVAVVEDFFDIIYAMHVEIGADPGRAPKHAGQKKTYKAIAETYAFLPREAVTRFLMSCGECQKRMHINPSTAEFKENDRPTSLVPDLIDYNMPLTATYLKQMKLQCMTATERDDSSVSSEDMNGAEPTWVAVEQPPVPEPSPPNGARVSKPAAAIKEEDDDNSSESSSGNGMPALTSPEVQPVGANPPEGSASYGEVNGLSAPLDFSTTLSSSSSDDQQPVNLSDRLLPAGCSPPNSFPADPSRKYPIKTEYAKSPPYSSGSYDSAKTEVSMCAEDLTSGRAQIIDDDDDDHDDHDDSDKINDAEGMDPERLKAFNMFVRLFVDENLDRMVPISKQPKEKIQAIMESCGRQFPEFQERSRKRIRTYLKSCRRMKKSGFEIRPTPPHLTSAMAENILAAACESETRNAAKRMRLDIYPADEPALVDKPSTRDPASVAPSGFVISSTAFAQDQLYTNGGLNYNLRGYGTVGSNQQNAAAAQTNGPTDLSMKSVAPNSSSSSSNSHGQGGGGGGASAQLSPPEVTAVRQLIAGYRESAAFLLRSADELENLILQQN; via the exons TGGTGTCTCCGCACTTACGGAGACTCGGGCAAAACAAAGACCGTCACCCGGCGGAAATATAACAAAATCATGCAGACGTTGTTGCAGAACGACGAGTCGGACGGCGTGTACGTCGACAACAGCCACATTAACGCCAAATTCAAATTCTGGGTGAAGTCCAAAGGATTTCAGGTGGGAACCAACGTTTTGGGAGAGCACAACAAGAAAGGAGCTCCGGGGAAGCCCGTGCTGTACGTCCCGGTCAAGTCAACG TGTTCGGACGGCAATTCGGCCCAGGACAACTCGTCCCTGAAGCGCGTGGCTGTGGTGGAAGACTTCTTCGACATCATCTATGCCATGCATGTTGAAATTGGCGCCGACCCTGGCAGAGCACCCAAACACGCGGGACAAAAGAAGACCTACAAAGCG ATAGCAGAGACCTATGCCTTCCTGCCTCGAGAGGCGGTGACTCGCTTCCTAATGAGCTGCGGCGAGTGTCAGAAGAGGATGCACATCAACCCCAGCACGGCAGAGTTCAAAG AAAATGACCGCCCAACCTCCCTGGTCCCTGACCTCATTGACTACAACATGCCCCTGACTGCCACCTACCTGAAGCAAATGAAGCTGCAGTGCATGACCGCTACCGAAAGg GATGACTCGTCGGTGAGCAGTGAGGACATGAACGGCGCGGAACCCACGTGGGTCGCAGTTGAGCAGCCGCCAGTGCCTGAGCCCAGTCCTCCAAATGGGGCGAGGGTCAGCAAACCAGCAGCCGCCATTAAAGAAGAGGATG ACGACAACTCTTCGGAGAGCAGCAGTGGCAACGGGATGCCAGCCCTGACCTCGCCAGAGGTGCAGCCCGTGGGCGCGAACCCCCCAGAGGGCAGCGCCTCGTACGGCGAGGTGAACGGCTTGAGCGCTCCCCTGGACTTCAGCACCACCTTGTCATCGTCCTCCTCAGACGATCAACAGCCGGTCAACCTGAGCGACCGACTGCTGCCCGCGGGGTGTTCGCCGCCAAACTCTTTCCCGGCAGACCCTAGCAGGAAGTACCCCATCAAAACAGAGTACGCCAAG TCGCCTCCGTACAGCTCAGGAAGCTACGACTCTGCGAAGACCGAAGTGAGCATGTGCGCTGAGGACTTGACCTCCGGCCGCGCGCAGATCATcgacgacgatgacgacgatCACGATGACCACGATGACAGCGATAAGATCAATGACGCCGAGGGTATGGACCCAGAGAGACTTAAAGCCTTCAAT ATGTTCGTGCGTCTGTTCGTGGATGAGAATCTGGACCGCATGGTGCCCATCTCCAAACAGCCCAAGGAGAAGATCCAGGCCATCATGGAATCCTGCGGTCGCCAGTTCCCAGAGTTCCAGGAGCGCTCCCGCAAGCGCATTCGCACCTACCTCAAATCTTGTCGCCGCATGAAAAAAAGTGGTTTTGAG ATAAGACCAACGCCTCCTCACCTCACCTCTGCCATGGCTGAGAACATCCTCGCCGCTGCATGCGAGAGCGAAACTCGAAACGCCGCCAAGAGGATGCGGCTCGATATCTACCCAGCG GACGAGCCTGCCCTTGTCGACAAGCCCAGCACCAGAGATCCTGCATCTGTGGCCCCGTCAGGCTTTGTCATTTCCAGCACAGCTTTTGCCcaagaccagctctacaccaaTGGAGGCCTCAACTACAACCTGCGTGGGTACGGCACGGTTGGCAGCAACCAGCAGAACGCTGCTGCGGCCCAAACCAACG GTCCAACAGATCTAAGTATGAAGTCGGTCGCTCCgaactcctcttcctccagctctAACAGTCACGGGCAGGGTGGCGGGGGCGGGGGAGCTTCGGCCCAGCTCAGTCCTCCGGAAGTCACGGCGGTCAGGCAGCTCATCGCCGGTTATCGGGAGTCGGCCGCCTTCCTGCTCCGCTCGGCCGACGAACTGGAGAACCTGATTCTGCAGCAGAACTGA